In a genomic window of Chloroflexota bacterium:
- a CDS encoding ISAzo13 family transposase: MDTHSIKQRFEALAGFLDERLRRIVAAAEAAVIGYGGISIVSRETGVSRRAIALGCEELKHPERATEKRIRKEGGGRKRTIDKDLELRQDLESLIEPVSRGDPESSLRWTCKSVRKLSHELLQKGHKISHNLVAELLHEMGYSLQANRKTLEGTSHPDRDAQFEYISNKVKEYQAIKQPVISVDTKKREQVGDFKNGGRELRPKGNPEKVRVHDFMIPELRKASPYGVYDITWNWGWVNVGIDHDTAAFAVESIRRWWQLMGQERYLQAKQLLISADSGGSNGYRIRLWKLELQKLANETGLSISVSHLPPGTSKWNRIEHRLFSFISQNWRGKPMVSHEVIVNLIAATTTREGLRVQCQLDTTSHPTGIKVSDQEMASVNIQRDSFHGEWNYTISPVAPQDSILLS; encoded by the coding sequence ATGGATACACATTCGATCAAACAGCGATTTGAAGCCTTGGCAGGCTTTCTTGATGAGCGTCTTCGGAGGATTGTTGCTGCGGCGGAAGCCGCAGTTATTGGCTATGGTGGGATTTCCATCGTCTCCCGCGAAACAGGGGTTTCACGCCGTGCCATTGCGTTGGGATGCGAAGAACTCAAACATCCTGAAAGAGCAACCGAAAAGCGTATTCGCAAGGAGGGCGGGGGGCGCAAGCGAACCATTGACAAGGACCTTGAGCTCAGACAGGACCTTGAGAGTCTGATCGAACCTGTCAGTCGAGGAGACCCTGAATCATCCTTGAGGTGGACGTGCAAAAGTGTGCGCAAGCTGTCTCATGAACTCCTTCAAAAGGGACACAAGATCAGTCATAACCTGGTGGCGGAACTTCTGCACGAGATGGGCTATAGCCTTCAAGCCAATCGAAAGACACTTGAAGGAACGTCCCATCCCGATCGCGATGCTCAGTTCGAGTATATTAGCAACAAAGTCAAAGAATATCAGGCCATCAAGCAACCAGTCATTTCGGTTGACACCAAGAAAAGGGAACAGGTCGGCGATTTCAAGAATGGTGGCCGGGAACTTCGTCCGAAGGGCAACCCTGAAAAAGTGCGGGTTCACGATTTTATGATTCCAGAACTGCGGAAGGCATCTCCCTACGGAGTATATGACATAACCTGGAATTGGGGATGGGTCAATGTCGGCATCGATCATGATACCGCTGCTTTTGCAGTAGAGAGCATCCGCCGCTGGTGGCAGTTGATGGGACAGGAGAGATACTTGCAGGCAAAACAATTGCTTATTAGTGCTGATAGTGGGGGCAGCAATGGCTACCGGATAAGACTCTGGAAACTGGAACTACAGAAACTGGCGAACGAAACGGGCCTTTCCATCTCGGTCTCTCACTTGCCACCCGGAACCAGCAAGTGGAACAGGATTGAACACCGTTTGTTTTCATTCATCAGCCAGAATTGGCGGGGAAAGCCCATGGTGAGTCATGAGGTCATTGTCAACCTCATCGCTGCGACGACGACAAGAGAGGGACTTCGAGTTCAATGCCAACTTGATACCACATCACACCCCACGGGGATCAAGGTGTCCGACCAAGAGATGGCCAGTGTCAATATCCAAAGGGATTCCTTTCACGGAGAGTGGAACTACACCATCTCTCCAGTTGCACCTCAAGATAGTATACTTCTTTCGTGA
- a CDS encoding ROK family protein, with protein MIIQYHDSYNAARMMAGSTEESPILAVDLGGTKIVTALISSRGEIISREYNPTLAEEGADAVINRLLTTVNSLVSKAFSSSYSIATIGIAAAGAIDSEKGLVTDSPNLPGWHNIPLKDMVEKATGIRTFIMNDASAAALGEHIFGAGRGMNNLIYLTVSTGIGGGIIINGRLYSGPSGSAGEIGHTTIDINGPRCSCGNIGCLEMLASGKAVAREAQRLIAQGAKTAIIELAEGDLQNITAQTVATAAQKGDTLALTIISKAANYLGVGLVNLVNIFNPEMIIVGGGMAKMGNMLLDGARKVVTERAFQMPAQLVRIVPSQLGDNAGVLGAVAFARELRRPL; from the coding sequence TTGATAATACAGTATCACGACAGCTATAATGCAGCAAGGATGATGGCAGGATCAACTGAGGAAAGCCCTATTCTGGCAGTAGATCTAGGTGGCACCAAGATCGTTACCGCCCTAATCTCGTCCAGGGGTGAGATTATCTCTCGAGAATACAATCCCACTCTAGCTGAGGAGGGAGCAGATGCAGTAATCAACCGCCTACTGACTACAGTTAATAGCCTTGTCAGTAAGGCATTTTCTTCATCCTACTCTATCGCTACAATAGGCATTGCTGCTGCTGGAGCCATAGATTCAGAGAAAGGTCTAGTAACAGACTCACCCAATCTGCCTGGCTGGCACAATATCCCGCTGAAAGACATGGTAGAGAAAGCCACAGGGATACGAACCTTCATTATGAATGATGCTAGCGCCGCTGCTCTAGGAGAGCATATCTTTGGTGCTGGAAGAGGCATGAACAACTTGATCTATCTTACAGTGAGCACAGGCATCGGTGGTGGAATCATTATCAATGGCAGGTTGTATAGCGGCCCCTCTGGAAGCGCCGGCGAAATAGGCCACACTACGATTGACATCAATGGGCCTCGCTGCAGTTGTGGTAACATCGGTTGTCTTGAAATGCTGGCCTCGGGTAAGGCAGTGGCCAGAGAAGCACAGAGGCTTATCGCCCAGGGCGCCAAGACTGCCATCATTGAGCTTGCTGAGGGAGACCTGCAAAACATCACTGCTCAGACAGTAGCCACTGCAGCCCAAAAAGGAGACACTCTGGCTTTAACAATTATCTCCAAAGCAGCGAACTACCTGGGTGTAGGTCTAGTGAACCTGGTTAACATATTCAACCCCGAGATGATCATCGTTGGTGGGGGGATGGCCAAGATGGGCAATATGCTCCTTGATGGTGCGAGAAAGGTGGTTACAGAAAGAGCATTTCAAATGCCAGCACAGCTGGTGCGCATCGTTCCCAGCCAGCTAGGTGACAATGCCGGTGTCCTTGGAGCTGTCGCCTTCGCCAGAGAACTTCGACGACCTCTTTAG
- the tgt gene encoding tRNA guanosine(34) transglycosylase Tgt, which translates to MDQGFKIEKSCPQSSARAGLLLTPRGIVPTPLFLPVGSQATVKTLTPDDLEVIGVRMVLSNTYHLYLRPGIDIVESLGGLHRFMSWERPILTDSGGYQVFSLAALQRVSDEGVSFRSHIDGSEHFFTPENVIQFQKRLGSEIVMPLDECPPYSADSTLIRLAMERTHHWAERCLRSHRRKDQALYGIVQGGVFPELRRESAAFLTSLGFAGYAIGGLSLGEPKQVTLAVVDETVSFLPKDMPRYLMGVGAPEDIFENVARGVDMFDSALPTRIARNGALFTTLGRHNVQNARYRNLDEPIDAGCGCYTCSNFSIAYLHHLFKSSELLAYRLATIHNLWFIIKLMERIRQSILDGSFVAFKNTFLSSYRTTDEEVRLSQKQKWLKRSSKFSGEGDSSKDTGIVT; encoded by the coding sequence GTGGATCAAGGATTTAAGATAGAGAAATCTTGTCCACAAAGCAGTGCGCGAGCTGGCTTACTCCTCACACCGCGAGGGATTGTACCTACCCCCCTGTTCTTACCAGTAGGCAGCCAGGCCACAGTCAAGACCCTCACGCCGGATGATCTCGAAGTTATTGGCGTGAGAATGGTATTGAGCAATACCTATCACCTTTATCTGAGGCCGGGGATTGATATTGTGGAATCACTGGGAGGTCTGCACCGCTTTATGTCCTGGGAGAGACCTATTCTTACTGACAGTGGAGGCTATCAGGTATTTAGCTTGGCAGCGCTTCAGAGGGTTAGTGATGAGGGAGTTAGCTTTAGGTCTCATATTGACGGTAGTGAACATTTCTTTACTCCTGAAAATGTGATTCAATTCCAGAAAAGGCTGGGAAGCGAGATTGTTATGCCATTGGATGAATGTCCTCCCTACAGTGCAGACTCAACGTTAATCCGGTTGGCTATGGAGAGGACGCATCATTGGGCAGAAAGGTGTCTGAGAAGTCATCGGCGGAAGGATCAAGCCCTCTATGGTATTGTGCAGGGAGGTGTCTTCCCGGAATTGCGCCGGGAATCGGCAGCGTTTCTTACTTCCCTGGGATTTGCTGGTTATGCCATTGGTGGCTTAAGTCTGGGAGAGCCAAAGCAGGTGACACTAGCGGTGGTGGATGAAACGGTGTCCTTTCTTCCCAAGGACATGCCGCGGTATCTCATGGGTGTGGGTGCGCCTGAGGATATCTTTGAGAATGTGGCCAGGGGGGTGGATATGTTTGACAGTGCCCTGCCTACTCGCATTGCCAGAAATGGCGCCCTATTCACGACGTTGGGGAGACATAATGTACAAAATGCTCGCTACAGGAACCTGGATGAACCTATTGATGCTGGATGTGGTTGTTACACCTGCAGTAACTTCTCAATAGCATATCTTCATCACCTTTTCAAAAGCAGTGAACTTCTAGCCTACAGGTTAGCTACTATTCACAACCTATGGTTTATCATCAAGTTGATGGAGCGGATAAGGCAATCTATCCTTGACGGCTCTTTTGTGGCCTTTAAGAATACTTTTCTATCTAGTTATCGAACAACCGATGAGGAAGTACGGTTATCTCAGAAGCAGAAGTGGCTAAAGAGGTCGTCGAAGTTCTCTGGCGAAGGCGACAGCTCCAAGGACACCGGCATTGTCACCTAG
- the hslV gene encoding ATP-dependent protease subunit HslV, which translates to MAKSIIRGTTVLAVRRGNQVTIAGDGQITTGDIVLKSSAKKVRTLYHDQVVAGFAGSVADALTLFERFEGVLEKYGGQLRRAAIELAKEWRTDRVLRRLEAWLIVADRNEMLVLSGEGDVVEPDDDVAAIGSGGGYAQAAAKALLRHSNLSAEEIARTSMEIAASICIYTNNQITVVSLGEGNA; encoded by the coding sequence ATGGCGAAAAGCATTATTAGGGGGACCACAGTTCTGGCGGTTAGACGGGGTAACCAGGTGACCATAGCTGGAGATGGTCAGATTACCACTGGAGATATTGTGTTGAAAAGCAGTGCCAAGAAGGTGCGTACTCTCTATCACGACCAGGTGGTCGCCGGATTTGCTGGCTCGGTGGCTGATGCGCTGACCTTGTTTGAGAGGTTCGAGGGTGTGCTGGAGAAGTATGGAGGGCAACTCAGGCGGGCGGCAATAGAATTGGCCAAAGAATGGCGTACTGATCGCGTGCTGCGCCGCCTGGAAGCTTGGCTCATAGTGGCTGATCGAAACGAAATGCTGGTGCTCTCGGGAGAGGGCGATGTGGTGGAGCCTGATGACGATGTAGCGGCCATAGGCTCCGGAGGTGGCTATGCGCAGGCTGCGGCCAAGGCTCTGCTGCGTCATTCCAACCTCAGTGCCGAGGAGATAGCACGCACCAGCATGGAGATTGCTGCTAGCATATGCATCTATACTAACAACCAGATAACTGTGGTGAGCTTGGGCGAAGGGAACGCCTGA
- the aroB gene encoding 3-dehydroquinate synthase — protein MGKRANDCIILIGFSATGKSKVGWEVASRLGWDVVDTDEEVVRLAGKSIQQIFAQDGEKYFRGIERQALIEACKKREVVVATGGGAVLDPHNRTLMKESGVVICLESSPETIYHRLLKDNEASGAIRPLLAVSNPLEQIKQLKESRQPYYATADWTVHTDNLTLDEVCQEIIRGRYYWARAHKGSDGCLYEEGLGCEVITAAEHYPVYVGWGLLHNLGENMRQARLTGTAYLVSDETVFSIYGATVTESLQNTGLAVEHLLVSPGETTKTLETAARIYDWLIDRRTERGDVIIALGGGMVGDLAGFVAATFLRGLPLVQVPTSLVAMVDASIGGKTAVNHSKAKNLIGVFYQPRIVVADVQALTSLAKRELVSGWAEVIKHGLVLDPELFTFLECNVERLLVLDPEAATEAIRRSVAVKARIVSEDEREQRGRRILLNYGHTIGHALEAATNYEQFLHGEAVAIGMVGAAMISYSLGLLSEEVVERQRILLSRFGLSTCCSGVDMNAVLRAMELDKKVKAKAVRWVLLEGIGQPVVRHDIPYEQVAKVIERLLVTG, from the coding sequence GTGGGTAAAAGAGCTAATGACTGCATTATCTTGATCGGCTTCTCTGCCACCGGGAAGTCAAAGGTGGGGTGGGAGGTGGCCAGTCGCCTTGGTTGGGATGTGGTAGATACGGATGAGGAAGTGGTAAGGCTTGCTGGCAAGAGTATCCAACAGATTTTTGCCCAGGATGGGGAGAAGTATTTCCGAGGAATTGAACGGCAAGCATTGATCGAGGCGTGCAAGAAGAGGGAGGTGGTGGTTGCCACCGGTGGCGGAGCAGTGCTTGATCCTCACAACCGCACGTTGATGAAAGAGAGTGGAGTGGTCATCTGCCTTGAGTCCAGCCCGGAAACAATCTACCATCGACTGCTGAAGGATAATGAGGCCTCCGGAGCTATACGTCCTCTTCTCGCAGTTTCAAATCCCCTTGAACAAATCAAACAGTTGAAGGAATCTCGTCAGCCTTATTATGCCACCGCTGACTGGACCGTGCATACTGACAATTTGACTTTGGATGAGGTATGCCAGGAGATAATCAGGGGGCGATATTACTGGGCTCGCGCTCATAAAGGAAGTGATGGTTGCCTCTACGAGGAAGGTCTTGGCTGTGAGGTGATTACTGCTGCAGAACACTATCCTGTTTATGTTGGTTGGGGTTTGCTCCACAATCTTGGTGAAAATATGCGTCAGGCAAGATTGACTGGTACTGCATATCTGGTCAGTGACGAGACGGTTTTCTCCATTTATGGTGCCACGGTGACGGAAAGTCTTCAGAATACCGGTCTTGCTGTAGAGCACCTTCTAGTCTCTCCTGGTGAAACGACCAAAACACTTGAAACTGCTGCCAGAATCTATGATTGGTTAATAGACCGTCGAACTGAGAGAGGTGATGTCATTATTGCCTTGGGCGGAGGAATGGTAGGTGACCTCGCTGGCTTCGTTGCGGCTACGTTCCTTCGCGGCTTGCCGCTGGTGCAGGTGCCTACCAGTCTGGTTGCCATGGTGGATGCTTCTATAGGCGGGAAGACAGCAGTTAATCATTCCAAAGCCAAGAACCTTATAGGTGTGTTCTACCAACCTCGTATAGTGGTGGCCGATGTTCAAGCCCTGACCTCTCTTGCCAAAAGAGAACTGGTTTCCGGATGGGCGGAAGTAATCAAGCACGGGTTGGTACTCGATCCTGAGTTGTTCACCTTTTTGGAGTGTAATGTCGAGAGGCTTCTAGTATTGGACCCAGAAGCTGCTACTGAGGCCATAAGACGCAGCGTAGCTGTCAAAGCCAGGATTGTTAGTGAAGACGAGAGGGAGCAGCGGGGGAGGCGTATTCTGTTAAATTATGGACATACTATAGGCCATGCCTTAGAAGCGGCAACTAACTATGAGCAGTTTCTTCATGGTGAAGCTGTGGCTATAGGCATGGTGGGTGCTGCTATGATCAGCTATAGCTTAGGGCTACTATCGGAAGAAGTGGTGGAACGGCAGCGCATTCTCCTAAGCAGGTTTGGCTTGTCAACCTGCTGCTCTGGAGTAGACATGAACGCAGTCCTCAGGGCAATGGAGTTGGATAAGAAGGTGAAGGCAAAAGCGGTAAGGTGGGTGCTGCTCGAAGGGATCGGTCAGCCGGTGGTTCGACATGACATCCCGTACGAGCAAGTGGCGAAGGTGATCGAGAGGTTGTTGGTGACTGGGTGA
- a CDS encoding TIM barrel protein, translated as MTRLGFHCHDLGHFNKVIVSNGLQRGEFYNFLPQNLPELRKAIEHHDVASSVHAPLVKIPWYPMPPTLSFLCDVDVEKRQLSLRMVHETMELAEDFGAEYVVVHFPSPPSTGVDGMGYAKLRDIAWRSAVSLAELSEKHGVPIHIEGFGPSPFLTVDFLVEVASGLPCLCYCFDVGHMHIAAKRDGFDLYQVAQQLAPYIGSVHLWNNRGIGDYLSFGHIPVHPSQEPEDGWVDIARLLPLILSSNPACRVILESGSHYPEALGGHDFRDGVKWVKELMTALS; from the coding sequence ATGACTAGACTGGGCTTTCATTGCCATGATTTAGGCCACTTCAATAAGGTGATAGTCTCGAATGGATTGCAGCGGGGAGAGTTCTATAATTTCCTGCCACAGAATTTGCCGGAATTGAGAAAGGCAATTGAACATCATGATGTGGCATCGAGCGTGCATGCTCCGCTGGTGAAGATTCCGTGGTATCCTATGCCCCCTACCCTGTCCTTTCTTTGTGATGTTGATGTGGAGAAAAGACAGCTCAGCCTGAGAATGGTTCATGAAACGATGGAGTTGGCCGAAGATTTCGGGGCTGAGTACGTGGTGGTTCACTTCCCATCACCTCCCTCAACCGGGGTTGATGGTATGGGGTATGCCAAGTTGCGGGATATTGCCTGGCGGAGCGCTGTTTCACTGGCGGAGCTTAGTGAGAAACATGGCGTGCCAATTCATATTGAGGGGTTTGGACCCAGCCCTTTCCTCACGGTGGATTTCCTGGTTGAAGTTGCTAGTGGGCTTCCCTGCTTGTGTTATTGTTTTGACGTGGGTCATATGCACATTGCTGCTAAGCGGGATGGGTTCGATCTCTATCAGGTTGCCCAGCAGTTGGCACCATATATTGGTTCTGTTCACCTGTGGAATAATCGAGGTATTGGAGATTACTTATCCTTTGGCCATATTCCAGTGCATCCGAGTCAGGAGCCCGAGGATGGCTGGGTGGATATTGCCCGCCTTCTGCCATTGATACTATCGAGCAATCCCGCCTGCCGTGTTATTCTTGAAAGCGGCTCTCACTATCCGGAGGCGTTAGGTGGGCATGATTTCCGAGACGGAGTAAAGTGGGTAAAAGAGCTAATGACTGCATTATCTTGA
- the aroC gene encoding chorismate synthase, with amino-acid sequence MFRFRFLTSGESHGKGLTVIIDGMPAGVPLSEDYIARELGRRQCGYGRGLRMSIEHDRAEILSGVRHGLTIGSPISLLIWNRDWENWKEIMNVSPTEKEIQRITRPRPGHADLAGVTKYGLGDIRPILERASARETAARVAAGAVARRFVQEFGVEINSHTLAIGGEWAKPPCSIDWPQVEKSPVRCADAEAEKAMMTAIDRVISSKDTVGGVCEIIASGVPIGLGSHVQWDRRLDGRIAQIIMSINSVKGLDIGDGFGLVNSIGSEAHDAIEASEEPPYPWRHTTNHAGGIEGGMSNGEPIVVRVAVKPVPTLGSPLPSVDLSTGEAVQAHFERSDICVVPAVGVIGEAMLAVVLADAMMEKFGGDNLEEMRRNYDNYLNSIRRSG; translated from the coding sequence ATGTTCAGATTTCGTTTTCTTACTTCCGGTGAGTCGCATGGCAAGGGGCTAACGGTGATTATCGATGGCATGCCGGCCGGTGTGCCTCTGAGTGAGGACTATATCGCTCGTGAACTGGGGAGGCGGCAGTGTGGATATGGGCGTGGTTTACGCATGAGCATAGAGCATGATAGAGCCGAGATTCTGTCGGGGGTGCGCCATGGACTGACTATAGGAAGTCCGATTAGCCTGTTGATCTGGAACCGTGATTGGGAAAACTGGAAAGAGATTATGAATGTTTCTCCTACCGAGAAGGAGATACAACGGATCACTCGCCCACGCCCAGGACATGCTGACCTTGCTGGGGTTACTAAGTATGGCTTAGGAGATATCCGCCCCATACTGGAACGCGCCAGTGCCAGGGAAACTGCGGCTAGAGTAGCTGCTGGTGCGGTGGCTCGGAGATTTGTACAAGAATTTGGGGTGGAGATCAATAGTCATACCCTGGCTATAGGTGGTGAGTGGGCAAAACCACCGTGTTCTATCGATTGGCCACAAGTGGAAAAATCACCCGTCCGGTGTGCTGATGCTGAAGCGGAAAAGGCTATGATGACCGCTATTGATAGAGTCATCTCATCCAAGGATACAGTGGGTGGGGTTTGTGAAATTATTGCCTCCGGGGTTCCAATTGGTTTGGGGAGTCATGTCCAGTGGGATCGCCGGCTGGATGGAAGAATTGCCCAGATAATCATGAGTATCAACTCTGTTAAGGGACTGGATATTGGAGATGGCTTCGGACTAGTCAATTCAATAGGCTCCGAGGCCCACGATGCCATCGAGGCAAGCGAAGAGCCTCCTTACCCGTGGAGGCATACTACTAACCATGCTGGCGGGATTGAGGGAGGAATGAGCAACGGCGAGCCTATTGTGGTAAGGGTTGCAGTGAAGCCGGTCCCTACTCTTGGCAGTCCGCTCCCCTCAGTAGACTTGTCTACGGGTGAAGCAGTCCAAGCTCACTTTGAAAGAAGTGACATCTGCGTTGTTCCAGCCGTGGGGGTGATAGGTGAAGCCATGCTGGCGGTTGTTTTGGCAGATGCCATGATGGAGAAGTTTGGCGGGGACAATCTAGAAGAGATGCGGCGCAACTACGATAACTATCTGAACTCTATCCGGAGATCGGGATGA
- a CDS encoding DUF2007 domain-containing protein, with protein sequence MPAEVKLVTVYTGTYLEAQVMKSHLESEGIPALLRYEGAGLIYGITVDGLGETSVLVPADLSQEAREILRGGEELTD encoded by the coding sequence TTGCCGGCCGAGGTGAAATTAGTCACTGTTTATACTGGTACCTATCTTGAAGCCCAGGTAATGAAGTCTCACCTGGAGAGTGAGGGAATCCCTGCCCTCCTACGATATGAGGGTGCAGGGCTGATCTATGGCATCACTGTTGATGGACTCGGTGAGACGAGTGTTCTGGTACCTGCTGATTTGTCTCAAGAAGCGAGGGAGATTCTGCGAGGTGGTGAGGAGTTGACAGATTAG
- the aroE gene encoding shikimate dehydrogenase yields MKKAVALIGYPLKHSISLCFQQAAFDYYSLDISYENWETDSTQLETTVKRLRQPSMLGANVTIPHKEEVIPLLDEMDKLAAHIGAVNTIVNRDGRLSGYNTDSPGFVKALRQDGGFECRGKSALLLGAGGAARAVAFALIKEGVRRLSIVNRTEERAEVLAASLRKEAQGNVKMTVLSWEVLRSGKALSGYDLLVNCTSIGMRHSAMEGKTPLEASLIPKGALVCDLVYNPEETPLLKESKKAGAAVMGGLHMLVYQGAASFELWAGREAPVDIMFKRAREVLD; encoded by the coding sequence ATGAAAAAAGCTGTAGCTCTTATCGGCTACCCTCTAAAACATTCTATTTCCTTGTGTTTCCAGCAAGCTGCCTTCGATTACTACAGTCTCGATATCAGCTATGAGAATTGGGAGACAGACTCGACGCAACTGGAGACAACAGTGAAACGCCTTCGCCAGCCATCAATGCTGGGGGCCAATGTGACTATACCGCATAAGGAAGAGGTCATACCTTTGCTCGACGAGATGGATAAACTTGCAGCCCATATCGGTGCGGTGAATACCATTGTCAATCGGGACGGCAGGCTTTCGGGTTACAATACCGATTCTCCTGGTTTTGTAAAAGCTCTGCGCCAGGATGGAGGTTTCGAGTGTCGGGGTAAGAGTGCGCTGCTTCTGGGCGCCGGAGGGGCAGCCAGGGCAGTGGCTTTTGCCCTTATCAAGGAAGGCGTAAGGCGTCTTTCTATAGTCAATCGGACTGAGGAGCGTGCCGAGGTATTGGCTGCTTCTTTGAGAAAGGAGGCTCAAGGGAACGTTAAGATGACTGTCTTGTCATGGGAGGTACTGAGATCGGGCAAAGCACTCTCCGGCTATGATCTATTGGTCAATTGTACCTCTATAGGAATGAGACATAGTGCAATGGAGGGCAAGACTCCCTTAGAGGCCAGTTTGATCCCAAAGGGTGCTCTCGTCTGTGACCTAGTGTATAATCCAGAGGAGACGCCGTTGTTGAAGGAATCTAAAAAGGCTGGTGCAGCAGTCATGGGGGGTTTACATATGCTGGTCTATCAGGGAGCAGCCTCCTTTGAGTTATGGGCAGGTAGAGAGGCTCCTGTTGACATAATGTTCAAGCGAGCCAGGGAAGTTCTAGACTAG
- the ruvX gene encoding Holliday junction resolvase RuvX — MTKTLACGGRTLADTMVAGRILALDVGERWIGVAISDPCGILASPLTRIDRMGAEVPVEAIRHLVIQHGVQRIVAGMPYSMNGTLGQQAERVRDFLQELSQSLDIPIETWDERLSTVAAGRRMAEAKSAKGSRKARIDTAAAAYILQGYLDAVRAKQG; from the coding sequence ATGACAAAGACTCTGGCGTGTGGCGGAAGGACGTTGGCTGATACTATGGTAGCGGGTCGAATCCTAGCGCTTGACGTGGGGGAGAGGTGGATCGGAGTAGCTATTAGTGATCCCTGTGGTATTCTAGCCAGTCCGTTGACGAGAATCGACAGAATGGGGGCGGAAGTCCCTGTAGAAGCCATCCGCCATCTGGTGATCCAGCATGGGGTGCAGCGCATTGTAGCTGGGATGCCTTATTCTATGAATGGCACTTTGGGGCAGCAGGCGGAGCGTGTCCGTGATTTCCTGCAGGAACTTTCTCAGTCGCTGGATATTCCGATAGAAACCTGGGATGAGCGGCTCTCAACCGTGGCCGCTGGGCGGAGGATGGCTGAGGCCAAATCAGCCAAAGGAAGCAGAAAGGCGCGAATTGATACAGCAGCGGCAGCGTATATCCTGCAAGGATATCTGGACGCGGTGCGCGCCAAACAAGGGTAA